A region of Zeugodacus cucurbitae isolate PBARC_wt_2022May chromosome 5, idZeuCucr1.2, whole genome shotgun sequence DNA encodes the following proteins:
- the LOC105210569 gene encoding germ cell nuclear acidic protein isoform X1, which yields MDGEPKYKLITCVDPTKINVPIRDRFAKLTLSNKKKQQDILECIEGDRGPIKRVSRNLLETMDNATEKCTETETISVHKHISSATTLSNLTDFSPMDDQNDNRTDCGYLNGNIEVASTLSDIPHYVNPLLRSDSSGSKAIEDCENTDDMQPLHVSEYNDTTSEYLPEYDITTLTKEVSKMAVSAEHLKDINNEMIKETTLLVSTESQRMSCDFEHRRLQTCNINSGDKNQLAANSELSQSGCISLLSTDDSCSAITITDSNASELMDFNLMTSDIPESGQSANAFIPNTFSNEKADRMEAFLRDVSQQRRELEANPELKEDDFTVLGHTDVISPKKHIKTNNAHQISGGLAYAATESMTSIATDLLVENDHIRIQSIDREPSVQIDSVVVKDTLSMSKIKTEDFSFDEILNDESKRNIKGDPRRLAEEETQINSSTSQEEINNSIVCSEKSYISNASKMDLPEDSVIISETSSEDLNSPSVNNSNCSSEEIVTNNSNQSDAESNQSLPPQISIGNINISAKINIKISISQLDSLEDDSANNESSSAEESNRVNENYKSITPNSLASNNEVFNTPCNEQKQHRGRANPDDSIASNNNNEENSDEGELDVNFLTHAERLLNQVYGKAWKTPDVIRTLKRTSRTPKNTDSTQSPKSTDKVSSFQERKSKSPNTVNTSVGKKLDQSVAESALDDFSIFRRDIVQTNLDSTRFMTPNLHKDQTASEVNFHSESRCNRQQKVQKEQAFKLPRTEVKKKISTKRQQNIVAAERWRQLVDNDSDTSGDNASDDETLDKTQTNEDSPNDNIENKSDEWSPPSDENEDSDYEIPQPKKGVKGRGTKQTNKTSPKSKRPADTTRRRRAKAKNKDDIIYLDLSKEEVTIHEGAMNSPLANNDANFNTHLEDILRTCKAIDKAKIPATPTTNTKSKRKLFTANFGEEDVDLTIAEGGVQPRTPVRRAQTTEDEKLTQDMERVNIKDGSGGFAIFNKHLEAIKRGQPVFNMTPTKSMDTPHQTKPAKILREKNKLPEQIFPTLKNKYGFLKSLDVCVAKSLCDPEALCYRENYRTKKEELAKLLYGLYNEKLFQNKLDVPLQWNKKLCNTAGRCLNKKKLGTRTSVIELSEKVLTSADRLRCTLIHELCHAATWIFNGEGGHGSTWKQWALKANQVFPEIPKIGVCHQYDIEYKYTYKCTLCAAKSHAHSKSKKVENIRCSFCHGAIEIFLNKKDKDGNILSTPVREPTGFAKFVKDNYKRYKRPDLKHADVMKVLSTEFAALKLPE from the exons ATGGACGGCGAACCAAAATATAAACTCATAACCTGTGTTGATCCCACTAAAATCAATGTGCCTATAAGAGATA GATTCGCGAAGCTTACTttgtcaaataaaaagaaacaacagGACATATTGGAATGCATTGAAGGGGATAGGGGGCCAATAAAACGTGTTAGTCGCAATCTCTTAGAAACCATGGATAATGCAACAGAAAAGTGTACTGAAACTGAAACTATATCTGTTCATAAACATATATCTTCTGCAACCACATTGTCCAATTTAACAGACTTTTCTCCGATGGACGATCAAAATGATAATCGTACCGATTGCGGTtatttaaatggaaatattGAAGTAGCTTCCACACTTTCTGATATTCCACACTATGTAAATCCCCTGTTGCGTAGTGATAGCAGTGGAAGTAAAGCAATTGAAGATTGTGAGAATACTGATGATATGCAGCCATTGCATGTAAGTGAATATAATGACACAACTTCCGAGTATTTACCGGAATATGATATAACAACACTGACAAAAGAGGTGTCAAAAATGGCTGTGAGTGCGGAACATCTTAAAGACATTAACAATGAAATGATTAAAGAAACTACTTTATTGGTTTCTACGGAGAGTCAACGAATGAGCTGTGACTTTGAACATCGTAGGCTGCAGACATGCAATATTAATTCCGGAGATAAAAACCAATTAGCTGCAAATTCTGAATTGTCCCAATCTGGTTGTATATCTTTATTATCAACTGACGACAGTTGCAGTGCCATAACAATAACTGATAGCAATGCTTCTGAATTGATGGATTTCAATTTAATGACATCTGATATACCTGAAAGTGGCCAATCAGCGAATGCTTTCATCCCAAATACATTTAGTAATGAAAAAGCAGACCGGATGGAAGCATTTTTGCGCGATGTTTCGCAGCAGCGTAGGGAATTGGAAGCAAATCCAGAATTGAAGGAAGATGATTTTACCGTTTTAGGACATACTGATGTAATCAGTCCGAAAAagcatattaaaacaaataatgcacATCAAATTTCTGGTGGTTTGGCATATGCGGCCACAGAATCCATGACTTCCATTGCAACAGACCTCTTAGTTGAAAATGACCATATCAGAATTCAGAGCATAGATCGTGAACCAAGTGTTCAAATAGACTCAGTTGTGGTAAAAGACACTCTATCAATGAGCAAAATTAAAACAGAAGATTTTTCATTTGATGAAATTCTTAATGATGAAAGCAAGAGAAACATTAAAGGCGATCCCAGACGATTAGCTGAAGAGGAAACTCAAATAAATTCATCTACTTCCCAAGAGGAGATAAACAATTCAATAGTATGTAGTGAAAAAAGTTACATTTCGAATGCAAGTAAGATGGATTTGCCCGAAGATTCTGTTATTATATCAGAGACGTCCAGTGAAGATTTAAACAGTCCTTCAGTTAACAATAGCAATTGTAGCAGCGAAGAAATAGTTACCAACAATTCTAATCAATCTG aCGCTGAGAGTAACCAATCTTTACCACCGCAAATAAGTATcggtaatataaatatttctgctaagattaatataaaaatctcAATTTCACAATTGGATAGCCTGGAAGATGACAGTGCTAATAATGAAAGCAGTAGTGCAGAAGAAAGTAATAgagttaatgaaaattataaaagtataaCACCAAACTCCCTGGCTTCAAATAATGAAGTATTTAACACACCATGCAATGAGCAAAAGCAACATAGAGGTAGGGCAAACCCAGACGACTCCATtgcaagtaataataataatgaagaaaattctGATGAGGGCGAACTGGATGTGAATTTTCTAACTCATGCTGAAAGACTTCTTAATCAAGTATACGGTAAAGCATGGAAAACACCGGATGTAATACGCACCCTGAAACGTACCAGTCGTACGCCAAAAAATACAGACTCTACCCAATCACCAAAATCAACTGACAAAGTGTCTTCATTTCaagaaagaaaatcaaaatcaccAAATACGGTCAACACTAGTGTTGGAAAGAAGTTGGATCAAAGTGTAGCGGAAAGCGCGCTTGatgatttttcaattt ttcGCCGAGATATAGTTCAAACGAACTTGGACTCTACTCGCTTTATGACTCCTAATCTACATAAGGATCAAACTGCATCAGAAGTTAACTTTCATAGCGAATCGCGTTGCAATAGACAACAAAAAGTACAAAAGGAGCAAGCCTTTAAATTACCAAGAaccgaagtaaaaaaaaaaatttcaacaaaacgaCAACAGAATATTGTGGCAGCGGAACGTTGGCGTCAACTGGTCGACAACGATAGTGATACGTCAGGTGATAATGCTTCTGACGACGAAACATTAGATAAGACGCAGACTAACGAAGATTCACCTAatgataatattgaaaataaatctgaTGAATGGAGCCCACCATCTGATGAAAATGAAGATAGTGACTATGAAATTCCACAACCCAAAAAAGGTGTCAAAGGACGcggaacaaaacaaacaaataagacGTCTCCTAAAAGCAAAAGACCGGCTGATACTACAAGGAGACGTCGAGCGAAAGCGAAGAATAAGGATGATATAATTTACTTAGATTTATCCAAAGAGGAAGTAACTATACATGAAGGCGCAATGAATTCTCCTTTGGCCAATAATG ATGCGAATTTTAACACCCATTTGGAAGATATTTTGAGGACATGCAAGGCTATCGATAAAGCCAAAATACCAGCTACGCCTACAACTAATACGAAATCAAAACGAAAGTTATTCACTGCGAATTTCGGAGAAGAAGACGTAGACTTAACTATTGCTGAAGGTGGTGTGCAACCGCGAACTCCTGTTAGACGTGCTCAAACAACTGAGGACGAAAAACTTACGCAGGATATGGAAAGAGTAAATATTAAAGATGGTTCGGGTGGCtttgcaatatttaataaacatttagaAGCAATAAAACGCGGACAACCTGTTTTCAATATGACTCCGACCAAGTCGATGG ACACTCCGCATCAAACAAAACCAGCAAAAATATTGCGGGAGAAGAACAAGCTGCCAGAACAAATATTCCCGACACTTAAAAACAAATACGGCTTCCTTAAATCGCTTGATG TCTGTGTGGCGAAATCCCTTTGTGATCCAGAAGCGTTATGCTACCGCGAAAATTATCGCACTAAGAAGGAAGAACTGGCGAAGTTGCTTTACGGACTCTacaatgagaaattatttcaaaacaaacTAGATGTGCCACTTCAATGGAACAAGAAACTGTGCAATACAGCTGGAAGgtgtttaaataagaaaaa ACTGGGCACGCGGACAAGTGTAATAGAGTTGAGTGAGAAAGTTCTGACTAGTGCTGATCGTTTGCGGTGTACATTAATACATGAATTATGTCATGCTGCTACATGGATATTTAATGGTGAAGGTGGACATGGGAGTACTTGGAAACAATG GGCGTTGAAAGCTAATCAGGTTTTCCCAGAAATTCCTAAAATCGGTGTGTGTCATCAGTATGATATCGAATATAAATACACTTACAAATGCACCTTATGCGCCGCAAA ATCGCATGCTCATTCAAAATCTAAGAAAGTAGAAAATATAAGGTGCTCTTTCTGTCATGGCGCCAttgagatatttttaaataaaaaggatAAAGACGGTAATATTTTGTCAACACCTGTACGTGAGCCCACGGGTTTTGCAAAGTTTGTGAAGGATAATTACAAACGATACAAACGTCCCGATCTCAAACATGCTGATGTTATGAAAGTATTAAGTACTGAATTCGCCGCTTTAAAACTGCCAGAGTAA
- the LOC105210569 gene encoding germ cell nuclear acidic protein isoform X2 → MDGEPKYKLITCVDPTKINVPIRDRFAKLTLSNKKKQQDILECIEGDRGPIKRVSRNLLETMDNATEKYFSPMDDQNDNRTDCGYLNGNIEVASTLSDIPHYVNPLLRSDSSGSKAIEDCENTDDMQPLHVSEYNDTTSEYLPEYDITTLTKEVSKMAVSAEHLKDINNEMIKETTLLVSTESQRMSCDFEHRRLQTCNINSGDKNQLAANSELSQSGCISLLSTDDSCSAITITDSNASELMDFNLMTSDIPESGQSANAFIPNTFSNEKADRMEAFLRDVSQQRRELEANPELKEDDFTVLGHTDVISPKKHIKTNNAHQISGGLAYAATESMTSIATDLLVENDHIRIQSIDREPSVQIDSVVVKDTLSMSKIKTEDFSFDEILNDESKRNIKGDPRRLAEEETQINSSTSQEEINNSIVCSEKSYISNASKMDLPEDSVIISETSSEDLNSPSVNNSNCSSEEIVTNNSNQSDAESNQSLPPQISIGNINISAKINIKISISQLDSLEDDSANNESSSAEESNRVNENYKSITPNSLASNNEVFNTPCNEQKQHRGRANPDDSIASNNNNEENSDEGELDVNFLTHAERLLNQVYGKAWKTPDVIRTLKRTSRTPKNTDSTQSPKSTDKVSSFQERKSKSPNTVNTSVGKKLDQSVAESALDDFSIFRRDIVQTNLDSTRFMTPNLHKDQTASEVNFHSESRCNRQQKVQKEQAFKLPRTEVKKKISTKRQQNIVAAERWRQLVDNDSDTSGDNASDDETLDKTQTNEDSPNDNIENKSDEWSPPSDENEDSDYEIPQPKKGVKGRGTKQTNKTSPKSKRPADTTRRRRAKAKNKDDIIYLDLSKEEVTIHEGAMNSPLANNDANFNTHLEDILRTCKAIDKAKIPATPTTNTKSKRKLFTANFGEEDVDLTIAEGGVQPRTPVRRAQTTEDEKLTQDMERVNIKDGSGGFAIFNKHLEAIKRGQPVFNMTPTKSMDTPHQTKPAKILREKNKLPEQIFPTLKNKYGFLKSLDVCVAKSLCDPEALCYRENYRTKKEELAKLLYGLYNEKLFQNKLDVPLQWNKKLCNTAGRCLNKKKLGTRTSVIELSEKVLTSADRLRCTLIHELCHAATWIFNGEGGHGSTWKQWALKANQVFPEIPKIGVCHQYDIEYKYTYKCTLCAAKSHAHSKSKKVENIRCSFCHGAIEIFLNKKDKDGNILSTPVREPTGFAKFVKDNYKRYKRPDLKHADVMKVLSTEFAALKLPE, encoded by the exons ATGGACGGCGAACCAAAATATAAACTCATAACCTGTGTTGATCCCACTAAAATCAATGTGCCTATAAGAGATA GATTCGCGAAGCTTACTttgtcaaataaaaagaaacaacagGACATATTGGAATGCATTGAAGGGGATAGGGGGCCAATAAAACGTGTTAGTCGCAATCTCTTAGAAACCATGGATAATGCAACAGAAAAGT ACTTTTCTCCGATGGACGATCAAAATGATAATCGTACCGATTGCGGTtatttaaatggaaatattGAAGTAGCTTCCACACTTTCTGATATTCCACACTATGTAAATCCCCTGTTGCGTAGTGATAGCAGTGGAAGTAAAGCAATTGAAGATTGTGAGAATACTGATGATATGCAGCCATTGCATGTAAGTGAATATAATGACACAACTTCCGAGTATTTACCGGAATATGATATAACAACACTGACAAAAGAGGTGTCAAAAATGGCTGTGAGTGCGGAACATCTTAAAGACATTAACAATGAAATGATTAAAGAAACTACTTTATTGGTTTCTACGGAGAGTCAACGAATGAGCTGTGACTTTGAACATCGTAGGCTGCAGACATGCAATATTAATTCCGGAGATAAAAACCAATTAGCTGCAAATTCTGAATTGTCCCAATCTGGTTGTATATCTTTATTATCAACTGACGACAGTTGCAGTGCCATAACAATAACTGATAGCAATGCTTCTGAATTGATGGATTTCAATTTAATGACATCTGATATACCTGAAAGTGGCCAATCAGCGAATGCTTTCATCCCAAATACATTTAGTAATGAAAAAGCAGACCGGATGGAAGCATTTTTGCGCGATGTTTCGCAGCAGCGTAGGGAATTGGAAGCAAATCCAGAATTGAAGGAAGATGATTTTACCGTTTTAGGACATACTGATGTAATCAGTCCGAAAAagcatattaaaacaaataatgcacATCAAATTTCTGGTGGTTTGGCATATGCGGCCACAGAATCCATGACTTCCATTGCAACAGACCTCTTAGTTGAAAATGACCATATCAGAATTCAGAGCATAGATCGTGAACCAAGTGTTCAAATAGACTCAGTTGTGGTAAAAGACACTCTATCAATGAGCAAAATTAAAACAGAAGATTTTTCATTTGATGAAATTCTTAATGATGAAAGCAAGAGAAACATTAAAGGCGATCCCAGACGATTAGCTGAAGAGGAAACTCAAATAAATTCATCTACTTCCCAAGAGGAGATAAACAATTCAATAGTATGTAGTGAAAAAAGTTACATTTCGAATGCAAGTAAGATGGATTTGCCCGAAGATTCTGTTATTATATCAGAGACGTCCAGTGAAGATTTAAACAGTCCTTCAGTTAACAATAGCAATTGTAGCAGCGAAGAAATAGTTACCAACAATTCTAATCAATCTG aCGCTGAGAGTAACCAATCTTTACCACCGCAAATAAGTATcggtaatataaatatttctgctaagattaatataaaaatctcAATTTCACAATTGGATAGCCTGGAAGATGACAGTGCTAATAATGAAAGCAGTAGTGCAGAAGAAAGTAATAgagttaatgaaaattataaaagtataaCACCAAACTCCCTGGCTTCAAATAATGAAGTATTTAACACACCATGCAATGAGCAAAAGCAACATAGAGGTAGGGCAAACCCAGACGACTCCATtgcaagtaataataataatgaagaaaattctGATGAGGGCGAACTGGATGTGAATTTTCTAACTCATGCTGAAAGACTTCTTAATCAAGTATACGGTAAAGCATGGAAAACACCGGATGTAATACGCACCCTGAAACGTACCAGTCGTACGCCAAAAAATACAGACTCTACCCAATCACCAAAATCAACTGACAAAGTGTCTTCATTTCaagaaagaaaatcaaaatcaccAAATACGGTCAACACTAGTGTTGGAAAGAAGTTGGATCAAAGTGTAGCGGAAAGCGCGCTTGatgatttttcaattt ttcGCCGAGATATAGTTCAAACGAACTTGGACTCTACTCGCTTTATGACTCCTAATCTACATAAGGATCAAACTGCATCAGAAGTTAACTTTCATAGCGAATCGCGTTGCAATAGACAACAAAAAGTACAAAAGGAGCAAGCCTTTAAATTACCAAGAaccgaagtaaaaaaaaaaatttcaacaaaacgaCAACAGAATATTGTGGCAGCGGAACGTTGGCGTCAACTGGTCGACAACGATAGTGATACGTCAGGTGATAATGCTTCTGACGACGAAACATTAGATAAGACGCAGACTAACGAAGATTCACCTAatgataatattgaaaataaatctgaTGAATGGAGCCCACCATCTGATGAAAATGAAGATAGTGACTATGAAATTCCACAACCCAAAAAAGGTGTCAAAGGACGcggaacaaaacaaacaaataagacGTCTCCTAAAAGCAAAAGACCGGCTGATACTACAAGGAGACGTCGAGCGAAAGCGAAGAATAAGGATGATATAATTTACTTAGATTTATCCAAAGAGGAAGTAACTATACATGAAGGCGCAATGAATTCTCCTTTGGCCAATAATG ATGCGAATTTTAACACCCATTTGGAAGATATTTTGAGGACATGCAAGGCTATCGATAAAGCCAAAATACCAGCTACGCCTACAACTAATACGAAATCAAAACGAAAGTTATTCACTGCGAATTTCGGAGAAGAAGACGTAGACTTAACTATTGCTGAAGGTGGTGTGCAACCGCGAACTCCTGTTAGACGTGCTCAAACAACTGAGGACGAAAAACTTACGCAGGATATGGAAAGAGTAAATATTAAAGATGGTTCGGGTGGCtttgcaatatttaataaacatttagaAGCAATAAAACGCGGACAACCTGTTTTCAATATGACTCCGACCAAGTCGATGG ACACTCCGCATCAAACAAAACCAGCAAAAATATTGCGGGAGAAGAACAAGCTGCCAGAACAAATATTCCCGACACTTAAAAACAAATACGGCTTCCTTAAATCGCTTGATG TCTGTGTGGCGAAATCCCTTTGTGATCCAGAAGCGTTATGCTACCGCGAAAATTATCGCACTAAGAAGGAAGAACTGGCGAAGTTGCTTTACGGACTCTacaatgagaaattatttcaaaacaaacTAGATGTGCCACTTCAATGGAACAAGAAACTGTGCAATACAGCTGGAAGgtgtttaaataagaaaaa ACTGGGCACGCGGACAAGTGTAATAGAGTTGAGTGAGAAAGTTCTGACTAGTGCTGATCGTTTGCGGTGTACATTAATACATGAATTATGTCATGCTGCTACATGGATATTTAATGGTGAAGGTGGACATGGGAGTACTTGGAAACAATG GGCGTTGAAAGCTAATCAGGTTTTCCCAGAAATTCCTAAAATCGGTGTGTGTCATCAGTATGATATCGAATATAAATACACTTACAAATGCACCTTATGCGCCGCAAA ATCGCATGCTCATTCAAAATCTAAGAAAGTAGAAAATATAAGGTGCTCTTTCTGTCATGGCGCCAttgagatatttttaaataaaaaggatAAAGACGGTAATATTTTGTCAACACCTGTACGTGAGCCCACGGGTTTTGCAAAGTTTGTGAAGGATAATTACAAACGATACAAACGTCCCGATCTCAAACATGCTGATGTTATGAAAGTATTAAGTACTGAATTCGCCGCTTTAAAACTGCCAGAGTAA
- the LOC105210568 gene encoding WW domain-binding protein 11, producing the protein MGRRSINTTKSGKYMNPTDQARKEARKKELKKNKRQRQMVRAAVLKNKDPGQILEEMEKIDEMEYNVLQPSPLNEKVLRDKRKKLKETFDRVMRLYHNDEPEHWAELKRKEVEYEKKRLKKQQYYESVKHAQSVQIDEIPLPTSTQGPNAGSTGTVAFHVTNRLPPPPTSLSLPPFAPGAPPGILKKPNETTAKPTDKTNDTKKKELLGVPPGPPPNLLEMNDLDTDVEDDEVDVKEYNPKLKATKGKSLSKPNSLQQRMLAISGQNIDEFMKEMENVHKKKEKEREAAMRGDEASSSDEDEKPNKLGKSDDDDSAPASSRSSDDSDSGDASEDAIQSPKKKRKETSSPPNVPISAAAIHSSATVPVTIPLPPVPPHVGPHLSVPAPPMPPVAGLAPSMILRPPPLRPPGALHNFGMRMPPGPPPGPRLHGMGGMPPRMGIRMPPGPPPGMPPRMAHHHKNQQQPHKDQSKGVTTITAKPQIRNLSADVTRFVPSTLRIKREETRKPGTRTKMVQEPSIQTAEANKAATKDDAYMQFMNEMQGLL; encoded by the exons ATGGGACGACGTTCTATTAATACCACTAAAAGTGGAAAATATATGAATCCCACTGATCAAGCAA GAAAGGAAGCTCGTAAAAAAGAGCTGAAGAAAAACAAACGACAGAGACAAATGGTCCGGGCCGCTGTTCTAAAAAATAAGGACCCGGGACAAATATTGgaagaaatggaaaaaatagatGAAATGG aataTAATGTATTACAACCTTCACCGTTAAATGAAAAGGTTCTTCGGGATAAAAGGAAGAAGTTAAAGGAAACCTTCGACCGTGTGATGCGCCTCTAT CACAATGATGAACCGGAGCATTGGGCAGAATTAAAACGCAAAGAAGTGGAGTATGAAAAGAAACGACTCAAAAAGCAGCAATATTATGAAAGTGTAAAGCATGCACAAAGTGTACAAATTGACGAAATCCCTCTACCAACTTCAACACAAGGTCCAAATGCTGGTTCCACAGGTACTGTGGCATTTCACGTTACAAACAGATTACCACCACCTCCTACCTCACTGTCTTTGCCACCATTTGCTCCTGGGGCGCCACCTGGTATTTTAAAAAAACCAAATGAAACA ACTGCAAAACCAACTGACAAAACCAATGATACCAAAAAGAAAGAGCTTTTAGGTGTACCGCCTGGACCGCCACCTAATCTTCTCGAAATGAATGATTTAGACACAGATGTCGAAGATGATGAAGTCGATGTGAAAGAATATAATCCAAAATTAAAAGCCACAAAGGGAAAATCCTTAAGTAAGCCGAATTCTTTGCAGCAACGAATGTTAGCCATCTCAGGTCAAAACATTGATGAATTTATGAAGGAAATGGAAAATGTAcacaagaaaaaagaaaaagagcgtGAGGCAGCTATGCGTGGTGATGAGGCCTCGTCGTCGGATGAAGACGAAAAGCCTAACAAATTGGGAAAGTCTGACGATGATGATAGTGCACCTGCTAGTAGTCGTAGTTCAGATGATTCTGACAGTGGCGATGCAAGTGAAGATGCTATACAATCgcctaaaaaaaaaagaaaggaaaCTAGTAGTCCACCAAATGTACCAATTTCTGCTGCTGCAATTCATTCATCTGCGACTGTTCCTGTCACAATACCTTTGCCACCCGTGCCCCCACATGTTGGACCGCATCTCTCTGTTCCAGCTCCACCCATGCCTCCTGTGGCCGGTTTGGCACCATCAATGATATTAAGACCTCCACCTCTACGTCCACCTGGAGCTCTGCATAACTTTGGTATGCGTATGCCACCAGGTCCACCACCTGGCCCAAGATTACATGGCATGGGTGGTATGCCACCTAGAATGGGGATACGCATGCCTCCTGGACCGCCTCCTGGTATGCCACCACGGATGGCTCATCAtcataaaaatcaacaacaaccgCATAAGGATCAAAGTAAAGGTGTAACTACCATAACAGCCAAACCACAGATTag aaatttgaGTGCAGATGTTACACGTTTCGTACCATCAACTTTACGCATAAAGAGGGAGGAAACACGAAAACCTGGTACGCGGACCAAAATGGTTCAAGAACCAAGCATTCAAACTGCGGAAGCAAATAAAGCGGCCACAAAGGACGATGCCTATATGCAATTCATGAACGAAATGCAAGGGTTATTGtaa
- the LOC105210566 gene encoding uncharacterized protein LOC105210566: MMRLVVYLAIVALCWQFELTSSRTSTLWKLNTDSGKITGHISDTRGKADNTMLEEFNIPLFDANADVYAQDEVFYIIASTLSLGTSTGVTTAITDPDHKEGKSASYGWVRESPENSIESLTTLSKRCNESNAEKQGTVGADVGKKSASSGSGGIPTVTNVDTALVADESLDCKPVNFTYYDYLIGVGQRFNHPKIPEPEVAYLFLKIKDENSFKNFDISALERRLKRTKREKPRSVQLYNQIGNYWRIVGDARQAIECFRRALAMSPTNAEVLLNLARVLYNLQYLDDAIHLTRRSLEMQPPGRSAWQQYFTLGEIFKAYGHFQESILHLRHALELYPQHEPILKALRDVENNPSSTLHVYTVVIIVALVVAVFIVIITSSNNSDKYNGLNGGHTQSEYEPKTQRHFNRAMAMRSLKGFSSSSTFTGSSSRNLRHRKN; this comes from the exons ATGATGCGGTTGGTTGTCTATTTGGCAATCGTGGCTCTTTGCTGGCAATTTGAATTGACTAGCTCACGCACGTCCACTTTATGGAAATTAAATACAGATAGTGGCAAAATAACAGGACACATTTCCGATACTCGAGGCAAGGCTGATAATACAATGCTCGAGGAGTTTAACATACCATTGTTTGACGCTAACGCCGATGTCTACGCACAGGACGAAGTATTTTATATCATTGCTTCTACTTTGTCACTGGGTACAAGTACAGGGGTCACAACAGCTATTACTGATCCGGACCACAAGGAGGGAAAGAGTGCATCCTATGGATGGGTCCGTGAATCTCCGGAGAATTCTATAGAATCATTGACGACATTATCAAAACGTTGCAATGAAAGTAATGCTGAAAAGCAGGGAACTGTCGGTGCTGATGTAGGAAAAAAGTCTGCATCAAGTGGAAGTGGCGGAATACCAACTGTAACTAATGTTGATACTGCTTTGGTAGCTGATGAATCTTTGGATTGCAAACCGGTGAATTTTACATACTACGATTACCTAATTGGAGTGGGACAAAGATTCAATCATCCCAAGATACCAGAGCCAGAG GTGGCATACCTTTTTCTGAAAATTAAAGATGAGAactcttttaaaaatttcgatataAGTGCTTTGGAAAGGCGCCTTAAGAGAACAAAGCGTGAGAAGCCCAGATCCGTACAACTTTATAATCAAATTGGAAACTACTGGCGTATTGTGGGCGATGCACGACAAGCTATTGAATGCTTTAGACGCGCTCTAGCAATGTCTCCAACAAATGCCGAAGTTCTCTTGAATTTGGCGCGTGTACTTTACAATCTACAATACCTTGACGATGCTATACACTTGACACGAAG GTCTTTGGAAATGCAACCACCTGGTCGGTCTGCTTGGCAGCAATACTTCACACTTGGCGAAATTTTCAAAGCTTACGGACATTTCCAAGAATCAATTTTGCATTTACGACATGCGCTTGAACTTTATCCTCAGCACGAGCCCATACTGAAAGCCCTGCGAGATGTGGAAAATAATCCCTCCTCAACATTGCATGTGTACACAGTTGTTATAATAGTTGCCTTG gtcgttgctgtttttattgtaatcatAACATCGTCTAACAACAGTGATAAATACAATGGTTTAAATGGCGGTCACACTCAAAGTGAATATGAACCCAAAACTCAACGACATTTCAACCGTGCCATGGCTATGCGCTCACTCAAGGGATTTTCTTCTTCCTCAACTTTCACAGGTTCATCATCACGTAACCTTAGACATAGAAAAAATTGA